Below is a genomic region from Drosophila kikkawai strain 14028-0561.14 chromosome X, DkikHiC1v2, whole genome shotgun sequence.
gtgtattaatatttcgttgtaaaagctttggcagcaatgacagcagcacaacgtctcggcatagaattgaccaagttttgacacctttcccgtggaatactgctccatgattcttgaatggtggcccagagctcctgattaatccttggttttgcattggaaacatatttttttacatcagaCCAAAGATTCTCTATCGGGTTTATGTCTGGAGACTGAGCAGGCCAATCCATTAGGTGAAGCGATCtgtcttgaaaccacttaggagctttcttgctggtatgtttagggtcgttatcctgttggaagacccacaacaacggtatttcgtattctgcataagacagcatcactgttagcaaaatatcgcaatagacatgttgatccataataccttttatcCAATGTATTGGACCCACTCCGTAATAAGAAAAGCATGCCCAAACATCCTATGGTCGGATGAAAGCAAAATCGTGCTATTTGGAGGAAGAGGATCTCGATCCTATGTACGGCGACCCCCCAATTCGGAATACCGCCCAAGTTTCACCTGCAAGACCATAAAACACGGTGGAACGAGTATCATGGTTTGGGCATGCTTTTCTTATTACGGAGTGGGTCCAATACATTGgataaaaggtattatggatcaacatgtctattgcgatattttgctaacagtgatgctgtcttatgcagaatacgaaataccgttgttgtgggtcttccaacaggataacgaccctaaacataccagcaagaaagctcctaagtggtttcaagacaGATCGCTTCACCTAATGGATTGGCCTGCTCAGTCTCCAGACATAAACCCGATAGAGAATCTTTGGtctgatgtaaaaaaatatgtttccaatgcaaaaccaaggattaatcaggagctctgggccaccattcaagaatcatggagcagtattccacgggaaaggtgtcaaaacttggtcaattctatgccgagacgttgtgctgctgtcattgctgccaaagcttttacaacgaaatattaatacactatatcgataaggaatacaaatgaattcaaatattccagaacttcccgtattttttttcgttttttttcgttttcttaagttatttttgaaatagtgctatttttgttgccgcctaaaatgttcaacgttcacattcttaatgtaaatatttcaatttcatgttattatcgacgacacttgcagtgtatttcgataaattagagcctaaagtaaaaataaaagccttaaacaagttaaatatatgaatagttataaaacaattaatcaataatgaaaaatatatgtcatggtgctattttttttgccgcaaCTGTATATGTGATCAATGTATTCTTATTTGCTCCTGgttcctggtcctggtccaaaaggatcaataaagcAAAGGAGCAAATTTCGACTTTATAAGTCAATTGATGGTAATGAaaccattttaatttaaaaagtttttctcTATAAAAGAAAAGTCTgcttataatatatatatattccttacGGAATAtcttgcttaaaaaaaaaggtaatttTCGTATTAATATCTTTACAATTTTGATATCATCAAAAGTTCTTGCAAACTATGTAtggtatgtacatatgtatttggAGATATCATTGATAACTTGCTTAGGCAGCATATTTAGTTTCTTATATATACTGGTCATTCATTGCGGATCGTATTGCGAGGAATAAATATGTTCTTTATCTTTTTTAGGGTAATATAACTTTAGCCACAAGTTTGCAACGTTGTGAAAGAgttattcttattattattatattattttttagtatcGATCTAGCCATAATCTTTCTGAACAATAAATAACTTgtataaaaattctaaaaatataatattaataagcatagtttttaaattttgaatttattgtgttgatttgttaacctaataCTAACTAGCAcagacatttaaattaatgcatttaatgcttatttatttatgatcaATTTCCAATAAGGAATTGCAagctgcaagggtatacaaacttcgactTTCCAAAatattcttcattttttttggttggtaCACtgatagaaaaataaaaggctTTTAGCCATAAAATTGCCACGAATCGCCAtcctatttttatttcatattcctttttatttgtgcttaaataaaatgtaatttattttccaaatgaaggaaatatttaagtCTTTGCACCCGCATTTCATGGCTCCGGGCCTGTATTTTCCCTGACGACCGATCGGCTTACATTATACAtacgtatatgtatatatatttatatatatatatatatctatatatgtacatatattcaaGAACTCGTGTTCTTTGAATTTGAAGACCGCCATTCAGTCAGTTGCAGAGCTTCAAACGAAGAGCAATCTTTTTTGGTACCAAGTCAGTCTCGAAAACAACCAAAGTGAAcatcaaatattaattttatcaaagttaaaattgttaaaaatggTCAAGTTTTTAAAGtgagaataaaataaaagactaataaatataaacatggAGCTGAGTAttctagaaaataaaattaaatatttaaaacaaattaaaagctaattttgatttttgtttgaaatgaacagaaaactattaaaaaatgtgtttgaaattttaaataatggtTAAATAATGGTTAtcttatcaaattttttaataatccaGACTATATAATGAAGGAACAATCAGCTTTAAAACTGTGGTCCTGGAAAttcttttatataatataaataaagtaacaaaatatataaatatttatcttaaaaaattatatttttcaacagcaaattaatttcatataataataataatttcatatatttGCAAAAACCCTATACTAAATGCTTCgcttcaaaaaatatttcaatactgcaaaaattatttaaaactaattttcaatACGTTCTTCAAATTAGCAAAAAATCTTAGCTGTGCATGTATTAATtgtgtttaaataatacatatagttgcatattatttgcaagaaaaaaaaaagattactaaaaacaacgaagaagaccttatattttatacaaattaattaagtttttaattaactcGCCTCTTTGAACTTGGGTAATACTTCTTTGGGCAAGGCTAGCTGCTTTCAAAGGCCTCAAATTTATGCCAAACGATCTTTTGCGCagattaatatataatattaattattattatttaactgaAGTACCTAAACAGGACCACTGGCTGTAACTCTAAAATGAATACGGAGCTCAATTGAGTTTCCCCCGTCTGTCGTTATCCTTGGCACTGATGGTATTTGCCCACAGTAAAatgctatataatatatttacaacGCGATGTGGTGGCCAttatatacacatatttaCTAGGCCATATTCGGAGTCTTATAAAGCCGCTCCTTTTGGTATAAGCACAAGATCTTaaaaggctttaaaaaatatagagttTGCCTGTAGAAAATCAAGCCGCCTGGAACGATCGCCACAACAATCAAATTAGCGAGCTTATTTCTTGtttcaacaaaataaaaataaaaatgttaattaaagtcTTTgtagtctttttttttttgcaaaagatAGTACAGTTTAGGGTTTAGATATCCATATATTTTCACTGAATCCAAAAACCCAGAATtgatattttctaaaaacacatcaaaagtaattttttaCATGGAAACATTTATTAAAGTCCGAATATTATGTATTTCTACGTttcctaaatttatattaattgaaGTAAAGCATTTTgtatcatttttaaataaatataaacaaaatttatattgaaaacttttccatttttaaaactaataccaataaataacaaatacaacgagatttttaaagtttttaaatttccatGAAAATTAATGCCAATTTAATCTGATTGTTCCTATTACAATtctataatattaattctatatTCATttcggaaaatattttttaataaaacaatttatataataataataatttgatttattgaaTTCTTATGTAATGTTTGAGGATTTATTTACAGAAAAAAGGAGAAATTTTAACTGCCAGAATGaccgaaataataaaatatgaataatcaTATATTGATGCCAAACAAATAGAGTAATGTATTACCATATGTCTCTACTAAAtgcatataaataattaaatattatgattTAATGAACGATGtgattttaggttttttttcagAATGAATGAATTAATCCTTAAGAAGcgtattcttatttttatttttgagaattATTCTGTAAATTTCTGTCAAGGTGAGTGTAATCTTTCCATCGGTGAGTTACTTGATGATTGTTGAAATGACATTACCTGTTTTATGATGTCGTAATGATTATAAAAGTAAACGAAAACTTGCCGGAAAATTCTTCCCCCTGATCTAAAACCAGCTTCTTTGGAATaccttaaaaacaaaaaactggcTGGAATTAAAGAAGTCCTGTTATTCTGTGATCTCTTCTTATACACCACCTCGTAGTCGTATTTCAAAAGTTGGAGTTTCCTTCAAgccaattttgaatttggTTCTTTGAAGTTCATTACGCTAAAGGTCTGTGGTCTGTGACAATTTGAAATGTTTTTTCTGAAAAGGTAGAAAGTATTTGGTTGCCCATTTCTTTCTCGACGGTGGGGTAAATGGCTTCGGAATCATTTAGTGTGTGTCCTGcttcaaaataaaactgatCTGTCGGAATCATTTAGTGTGTGTCCtgcttcaaaataaaaatgatctGTCGGAACCGAGGGTTCCTTTGCTGTTAATATGAATGATGATCTTTCGATTTgatcaaatttaatattacCATAACTTTTTGGTGTGGCTTGTGATAATGTCATCGCAGTTTACTTTGAATAGAACAAGGCTCTGTCTGTTTAGAGCTTGTTTATTGAAATATGATTATTCCGAAGGTGCCGTAAAATTATAAGTCTTGGTTTGTattgtttttagttattttctttattggtttatttaagTAGGAGCAGCTTTGGTGCCGCTCCAACTCTCAAAAGGTTCTTTACaatattccttaagttataatttaaactaggtctcgtagctgcgctgctcgcaggcagcggcagagagacggctgcatatatgtatatattcttatgtGTAAAGAAAAGTACTTATGTACCTTGGCTATGCActctcaggtggaggcgcgagGGGTATGCGTGTGCAGTCCGTTCGATACAAATATGCCGATGCTAGCACTTTCGGTGTGCGGGCTAAGCCatagcgatcggttcatatttcggccaattaaggtttatgaccgggacattgaaatatgtaaacactgcaataaagtattacagtgcgcactctttaagtactctgggtacagtgcgtattcgttatgtgtgcatactacatctccctccttttgaaaaataacgtaacatagtgaagttattttatactaaggtttataattaatacacttttaattgttttatttttgctatttttttttttgttttagttttgttcggtttttttttttttttttgtgtattttgtaagtGTATTAATGTGTAGATATGGGTGTGTATTTATGAATGTGTATGGCCATactaaatgcaaattatgaaataaagatttttaacctATCCTTATGAACTGTTTGTGTCTTACGTTTATCATTGGCTATGACTATATTATCCCTATCACCTATTTCCGTTACTACGTAAGGACCGGTGTATTTAACATCTAACTTATGAcctgtttcgttttttaacaATACCTGGTCGCCTactgatatatctatatcgTTTACCCTATGGTCGTATAGTAATTTATTCCTATTCTTATTTGCTCATATATTAGTATGCGTGCTTCGTTAAAGCACTCTACCAATATTTCGACGTGTTTCCTGACGGTGTTCTTCTGGATTGGTCTGTTTTGAGCTAAGGATTTATAAGACCTGTCAAAATTCGATTTTATGTCTCCTAATTCTTTAAAGATTGTGTTCCAATCCATTTAGCCATTGAAAAAAGAAGGTGTagtgtttgtgttgttgtgttgttttattgaaaatgtggattttaattattgaatatgttagtttttaatcattgttgttattgtacTGCCTAAATCTTATCCAGGTCATTTCCCCGGcttatgtatttcttttttaggcACCTGCTGTGcagtttgtaaattttataaaagaaattagcgcacatgacaacaacaatgattattaaaagaatatgGACCCAGTATAAATCTATGTTACTAGACTCTACTTTGTTGATGACATTGGCAGTGGAGTCCACTGTTTTTATATCCAAAGTCATTTTTCTGGGTTTTGTGTAAAATTCTGTTGCATGTGTATGAAgtgttttattgaaattattcagaTCTTCTATTGAAAGTTTActgatttcattaaaattgttatgGTTTTCTATTGAAAATTTACTTATCGCATTACTGCGCAtctaaattaacaattttccTGCCTAATTTTTCGCATAGCTTTACAGGCTACACTTCTAATCGGGCAGAAAAGATTCCGCTCAATTTTACAATAggtggtaaaaaaaaaaggtgcatCGTAGTGCACTcgcaaaaaattatgcaacgcAGTGCAAATTATATTCTATTACTGCTGCTCCGGGATCCCGTGTCGTCGCGTCAGCTGGTCGTCGCCGGCCTGGCTTCGCTGACGCTCCCTCGTAGGTGTAAGAGGCGGCCTGCCACTCACACGTGTGTTATCAGCTGCTgatgtcctgggcctatgggctcaggcggcatcggtgctggtcttcgcacaggtTGGTGTTTCAGCTGCTgatgtcctgggcctatgggctcaggcggtaccggtgctggtcttcgcacaggtTACTTATTCAGCTTCGCGCATGTATATTTGCATGCCGCAGAGAAGAGGGGTCCGGGGCAGTCGGCCGGGCAGGTTTGCGGTTTTTCGGGAATTGGCTCTGAATGTggtggttttgttttttcgttATATACTGATTTTATCTGCTTGATGGCTGGGTCAGTTGTGATTGCGCTTTTTTGTGTTGGTTTAGTCACTTCTATTTTCAGGAAATCCAGTTCTGCTTGGAGTTTCTGGGCCGTGGCCCACGTTGGCGGTGGTTCTTTAGCGTACAAAAGCCACTTTAAATGGGCTATTCTCTTCTTCATGCGATTTTTCGCACCAGCTCTTCCCATCACTTTTTATtcacttgttttatttttattggtgTTGATTTTGCGTGTCCGCCACGCTATTTTCTATTGCTTTGAACAGCAATATGTCCCGCTCTCCTATGAAAAAATGGATGAGCGTATCCTGCTCGGCCTTTACCGACGATTCGAATGCGCCTCCCACGATGCACTGCCAATACGGACCATAATTTTCGTTAAAATGATTCTTTAGCTCCCTTGCGATGTCCTTGTTAGTGTCGTCTGCACTGAGCTCCTCGATTATGTCGCTTGCTATTTCGATGGCTTCATATTGCATTATCAGGGACACACTGCAATGCCGTACTCCTATTTTTGGCCGTGACATTtctattttttcacttttctttattttgtatgAAGTGAGATTGGTGGTTTggtgttgtaatttttttgttattttattacttttttttttgttatttatgcaGGTTATCCGCAGACGGTCGCCATGAAATATGATGATCCCGATCGTGCCGAAAATGTATAAgacttttatttaagttttcagttgatattttatttattggtttgGTTAAGTAGGAGCAGCTATGGTGCCGCTCCAACTCTCAAAAGGTTCTTTACaatattccttaagttataatttaaactaggtctcgtagctgcgctgctcgcaggcggcggcagagagacggctgcatatatatattcttatatgtAAAGGAAAGTACTTATGTACCTTGGCTATGCActctcaggtggaggcgcgagggggTATGCGTGTGCAGTCCGTTCGTTACGAATATGCCGACGCTAGCACTTTCTGTGTGCGGGCTAAACCatagcgatcggttcatatttcggccatTTAAGATTTGTGACCGTGAcattgaaatatgtaaacactgcaataaagtattacagtgcgcactctttaagtactctgggtacagtgcgtattcgttatgtgtgcatactacaCACCAAATGTTTTTGTGAATTGTTTGTAAGTGTAAGAAGGCTTAGATGCCTGGCAGAATAGTGCATAAACTATTTGCCTTTTTAGCCTTGCAACTAGCAACTTGATTTTTACATTGAGTTTCCCAGCTGATTGATGGACCATGTTTTGTTGAGACTTATTTTGTCAGAATAGGTTACCGTCTTTGATATGGTCATGTTGGACTCGTTTGCTATGAGGGTGTCATGATCTACTGGCGTAACTGGTTCCAGATGGCCTAGAAGCGTGGAGTAGTTCGCAATAGCTCCAAAAACTAATTGCTGGGCACTCAGCGAATAGGTTTCCCTTTTCAAGGTCCAGATtaggaaatttaataaaaaaaaatggaggaTATCGGAATTATGAAAAACACTTATGCTAGATACTTCTATCATTTCGCGTGAGTTACCCAACGAGTTTAGGTTCTAGGATAAGGATGTAGCCTACAGaaatataaaagtataaaaaatataaaaaggggTCTGGAATCAAGCCAAGATGATTAGCATGAAGCTAAGAAGTATTAAATGACAAAAGCCAGTGGTCACCGTGGAATCCCTAAGGGTGAGTTATAGTTTTAACTTGGGTGTGCTAAGGCAGTATCCTCCTCCCCTTGTAACTTATCttttccaaaataaaaaccaataaaaagaCACATcagtttaatgattttttttttataaaatcgccAAGTTTAATctcaaatatttaacatttataacACGGTTAACATTTTACtacaaacagaaacagaagcgAGGGAGAGTGCCGCCTCATGTAGGATCTAAGTATATGTACACTTATCACGGTACCAGGAATTATAGCACATACTTTCCACTATCTGGGCACATAAACGCGACTGCTTTTGATGTCAACGTTGAAGTGACGCGACCAATCAGCCAGCACATCGAACTGCAAGACGAAAGAACTGTTAGAGAAAGGTAGCTTAAAGGCTACGTCTACTCACATCCCGATCCATGATGTTGTCGCAGAAGCTTAGATCGAGCAACTGAAGCTTGGGACAGTGAACCAAGATGCTGCAAGGTAAAAggttaattttataaagtaaaaCTGGATCTGTAagcatataataaataagatacGAAAGGGAGTATATTTCATTTGCGAAAtgcaaatcaaattttttgaTAGCAACGAAATACGCCACACCGCTCCgcatcttatttatttattttttaaacccaCTCATAAACTCGTTCGTGCGTTATGTTCAGGATCCCCATTAGGTCCAGTTGCTCCAGGCTCTTGCCCAACGCGGCAATATGCATGAGATCCCGTTCGGTGGTACCGCGCACCGCCGACAAGAAGAGCTTCTTCAGCTTTGGGCAGTTGGATAGCAGCTGGAACAGGCCATCTCCCAGCGATGCCTCCCGCAAGCTGTGCACATTTATGGGGAAAGGATAATTATCATTATCTCCTTGACCAACCACCAAGTCCAAGTCGTCCAGTCCACCTACCACCAGCCCAGGTCGAGCTCCTCCAACTGATGTAGACGTGCCAGCGAAAGGAGTCCGCGGGCTGACAGAAAGTGCGCCTTCCACAGGTCCAAGGAGATTAGCTGCGTGTTGTATGTGGCCAAGTGGGCGGCCACATTGTCCATGTTCACAGATACACCACAAAATGCTGTAACAAAATGAGCAAAACGCTTGATTCCTTAGTAActacattatatttttttccagctcTACTACTTACCTAGATTCAGGTGTTTCAGTTTCCGATTCCCCTCCAGCATACTGAGCAGCAATTCGGGCTCAAAGGCCGTTTGAAAAAGATCGAGACGCTCCAGATTCTTCAGATTGGCCAGACAGGAGAAGTTTAGCAGCGGCGGATCAGTGGCACAGTTGCGCAGGCTCAACTCTGACGGAGAAATCATTATAAATAAGAGCAAGACAAGGTATAATGTACAACACACACCTATCAGATTATCACAGACTATGCCCACGGTTTCAATGCAGCTGGAATTGAGAAATTTGCACGAGTTAAGCCGCAGGTGGGTGAGATTATCGCCGCGTTGGGTCAGAAATCTACAAAAGTAACAAAAAGGCGTGAGAATTCCACAGAAAACATGAAATACTTTCACTCTCACTTCTTGAATTCGGTGGGCGAGATGTTGCCTAGACCGCCGCACCAGGAGAGATCCAGCTTGCGCAGCATGGTCGCCCGCAGGGCCAGCGTGCACAGGAGCGTTGAGCTGGCCAAATGCCAGTACGGCTTCAGGCTGAGCTCGGCATAGAGTAAGGGATGGGAGGAGATGTCATAGAAGATGCGGGACACCTGGCCAACGCGAAACAGCGACTTGAGATCCAAGTAGCTGAGTATGCGGAGAAGGATCTCAAACGGCAGGTCGGTCAGGCAGATGCTCGGCACCACCgccggctgctgttgctctccGCCCTCAACGCGATTCTCCATCAGAAACTGGCTTAAATCGTTGTTGATGAACTCGTGCAGCTTGGTGGCACCATCCGGCCGACACTTTGGCTGGAACTTCAGGGAGCGCAGCTTGTAACTAATGGGTCCGCCGCCACTAATGGGCGACGATTCCAAAGAACTCTCTGCCTTCGGGGTTAATGGTATTGCCACTGGCAGGGACACAAACTCTGGTTTTTTAagctgctgtcgctgctgtTTGCCCAGCAGGCTCTTAATCCTGGAGACGGTGCGTCCGCACAGCATGATGGCATCAATTTCCGTATAATAGTTGAGTCTGCTGTGATTAAAGTCAATCCGCAGCGTCCTATAATTGATACAAGAGTGGTGGAATATAGGGTTTAGGTAGCTGtaaagcttaaatttaaaacaatgtTAGCTTAAATTGCAGGGTAGATTAATTCCTTTATAACTATTTAAATACTTGAATAAAattctgtttaattttaatttataatatattatatatcatTGTTTTCACTGAGTAAAATGAGTGAGAATAAGCGAATTCTACTAAGGATGtgctttaaagtttaaacaatgCAGAGAATAGAGcgagaaaaacaacaaacgagagagagagagagagagggagcgtTAGTGACTGTTGAGTCTTTAAAAAGTGTCTTATAACCATCATCAAACTTGTCTGGCTTCGCCTCAAATTGGCGTTCGAGCCTTGCTAAGCTAGATCAAGGGGCTTAACTAACTTCCCACCTCAAGGACAACTTCTTGGCAGTGCTACTCACTTCGTTATTACGGCGGTGTTGTTGAGCGGCGGCGCAAAGCGACGCGAGTCCGCTGGCGGCCGAGCCAAATCGCTATCCGTCTCCGACTCCGCCTCCCACAGGCATGTCCAATGCTTGGTCATCCCATAGGCCCAGATGCGAACCACGGCGCCTGGGTTGAAGGTCTCATAGATGACCACCTCCGTGGGCACCACAAACTCCTCGAAATACACAACTGGAAACGGTTTGTTGGCAGCCACAACCAAAGACACATACACATACTCACCAATGTAGTCCTGGGTGGCCAGCTTGGGCAGGTTTTGGGCCTGAATCTCCCGGGTGGCCGATGGAGCACGCTTCCACCAGTCGCCGTAGGTGCGCATGGTAAATGTCTCCGGGTAGTCGCCATAGGCCGGATACTTGGTCGGCCGACCAATCACATTGGCTGCCGTATAGGAGATGCTGTAGTCGATGCCATACTGCGAGCTGAAATCCAGCACGCCCAGCACATACTGCTCCAGATAGTAGCCCTGATCATCTGCCTGCTCCGCTTGCGCCTTATTGCCGCAGCCAAACTGACGCTGGCGCTGCCGGAGCATGGCCGTGAAGTCGACGAGGGCGTCGGGTTCCGTGTCGCTGGAATCGCCATACGCCAGCAGGGACATGGCTAGCGCCAGCTGCCGTGGGCGGCGACCGTAGGTCAGCCTCAGTGTATCGATTGTATGCAGGCAGCG
It encodes:
- the Fbxl4 gene encoding F-box/LRR-repeat protein 4, producing the protein MSLLAYGDSSDTEPDALVDFTAMLRQRQRQFGCGNKAQAEQADDQGYYLEQYVLGVLDFSSQYGIDYSISYTAANVIGRPTKYPAYGDYPETFTMRTYGDWWKRAPSATREIQAQNLPKLATQDYIVVYFEEFVVPTEVVIYETFNPGAVVRIWAYGMTKHWTCLWEAESETDSDLARPPADSRRFAPPLNNTAVITKTLRIDFNHSRLNYYTEIDAIMLCGRTVSRIKSLLGKQQRQQLKKPEFVSLPVAIPLTPKAESSLESSPISGGGPISYKLRSLKFQPKCRPDGATKLHEFINNDLSQFLMENRVEGGEQQQPAVVPSICLTDLPFEILLRILSYLDLKSLFRVGQVSRIFYDISSHPLLYAELSLKPYWHLASSTLLCTLALRATMLRKLDLSWCGGLGNISPTEFKKFLTQRGDNLTHLRLNSCKFLNSSCIETVGIVCDNLIELSLRNCATDPPLLNFSCLANLKNLERLDLFQTAFEPELLLSMLEGNRKLKHLNLAFCGVSVNMDNVAAHLATYNTQLISLDLWKAHFLSARGLLSLARLHQLEELDLGWCLREASLGDGLFQLLSNCPKLKKLFLSAVRGTTERDLMHIAALGKSLEQLDLMGILNITHERVYDILVHCPKLQLLDLSFCDNIMDRDFDVLADWSRHFNVDIKSSRVYVPR